The stretch of DNA CGGCTACGAGGTGGTATGGCGAAGTACTCGACCGGCAGCGGGGGGTCGGACGCCGGCGGGAGCTGCGAGCTCTGTGGTGCCGACGGCGACCTCCGGACGGCCGACGTCGCCGGGGCGACCCTGCAGGTGTGTTCGGACTGCGCCCGCGACCACGGTGAGGCCGCGAGTTCGGGCAGCGACGACGGGAGTCGCGACGACCAAGACCGCAAGCGCAAGGCCGCACAGAACGCGGCGAAGCTCCACGACGCACAACAGGGCGACGCCGCTCACTGGGAGAGCGGTGCCGACTACGACGACGACCAGCTCCCCTATCTGGTCCCCGACTACGGCAGCCGCGTCACCGAGGCACGCCAGGAGCGGGGCCTCCAGACCGGTGAGCTCGCCGAGAAACTGGACCTCGACGAGGACACCGTGCTCGCCGTCGAACAGGGCCGGGCTACCCAGGCCAACGTCGGCGGTTCGACCATCACGCTCCTCGAAGACTTCCTCGACGTCGAACTCGCCGACGCCCGCTGACGCCAGTAGGGATTTGTCGCGGCCGTCCGTACGCGCGGTATGGAGCTCTCCCCCGAGCAGCGTGCGATCCGCGAGACGGTCCGCGAGTTCGCGGCCGAGGAGGTCCGCCCGACGGCCGCGGCGGCCGACCGCGAGGAGTCGTTCCCCGAGGGCGTCTGGGACGCGCTGGCGGAGATCGACCTGACCGGCCTGACGACGCCGGCCGAGTACGGCGGCTTCGACGCGGACCGGCGGACCTACGCCATCGTCAACGAGGAGCTGGCCCACGGATCGCTGGCCGTCGCGACGGCGCTGTCGGTCCACTGTCTCGCCACGTCCTGTATCGCCGAGTTCGGCAGCGAGGCCGTCCGCGAGGAGTGGCTCCCGGAGATGGTCGACGGCCGCCCGGTCGGTGCGTTCGCCCTCTCGGAGCCACAGGCCGGGTCGAACCCGCGGGGGATGTCGACCGTCGCGCGCCGCGAGGGCGACGGCTACGTCCTAAACGGGGAGAAGATGTGGATCACTAACGGTCGCCGCTCGGGCGTGGTCGTCGTCTTCGCCAAGACCGACCCCGACGACCCGGACTCGATCACGCAGTTCCTCGTCCCGAAAGACAGCGACGGGCTCGCCGTCGGCGAACCGGAGGAGAAGCTCGGCCTGCGGGCCAGCGACACCACGTCGCTGACGTTCGACGGGGTGGAGATCCCGGAGCGCTACCGGCTGACCGAGGTCGGCGAGGGGCTGGCGGCCGCCCTGTCGATCCTCAACGGCGGTCGGGTCGCCATCGCCGCACAGTCGGTCGGGCTCGCACAGGCCGCGCTGGACGAGGCGCTCGACTACGCGCGGGAGCGCGAGCAGTTCGACCGCCCCATCGCGGAGTTCCAGGCGATCCGGCACAAGCTCGCCGAGATGGCGACCACGGTCCGGGCCGGGCGGCTGCTGACCTGGGACGCCGCTTCGCGGATGGACCGGGGCGAGGACGCCAGGCAGGCCGCGAGTATGGCGAAGTACTTCGCGAGCGAGGGCGCGCTGGAGGTGACCAACGAGGCCGTCCAGATCCACGGCGGCTACGGGTACACGACGGACTACCCCGTCGAGCGGTTCTACCGCGACGCGAAGGTGACGACCATCTACGAGGGGACCACCGAGATCCAGAAGAACGTCGTCGCCCGCGAACTGCTCGGCGACTGACCGGCTTCGGGAAGGGTTTTGCGCGCCGGGAGTCAAGAGGAGCCGTGACCTACGACGCTGTCGTCTACGACCTCGACGGGACGCTGGTTCGCCTGGCAGTCGACTGGGACGCCGTCGCCCGCGACGTGGCCGCCGTCCTCGAAGAGCGGGGCGTCGACCCCGGGTCGAGGGGGCTCTGGGAGATGCTCGGGCTGTCGGACGAGACCGGCCACCGCGAAGCGGTCGAGGAGACGATCACGCGACACGAGCGCGAGGGGGCCGAGCGCGGGCAGGCGCTCGCCCTCGCCGAGGGGCTGCCCCACGACGTGCCGGTCGGCGTCTGTTCGCTGAACGCGGAGTCGGCGGTCAGACTCGCGCTCTCGACTCACGGACTCGACGAGTTCGTCGGGCCAGTCGTCGGCCGCGACACGGTGGCCGACCCGAAGCCGGACCCGTCGGGGTTGTTGCGGGCCGTCGACGAACTGGGCGTCTCCCCGGAGCGAACGGTCTTCGTCGGCGACTCCG from Haloarcula litorea encodes:
- a CDS encoding acyl-CoA dehydrogenase family protein, with protein sequence MELSPEQRAIRETVREFAAEEVRPTAAAADREESFPEGVWDALAEIDLTGLTTPAEYGGFDADRRTYAIVNEELAHGSLAVATALSVHCLATSCIAEFGSEAVREEWLPEMVDGRPVGAFALSEPQAGSNPRGMSTVARREGDGYVLNGEKMWITNGRRSGVVVVFAKTDPDDPDSITQFLVPKDSDGLAVGEPEEKLGLRASDTTSLTFDGVEIPERYRLTEVGEGLAAALSILNGGRVAIAAQSVGLAQAALDEALDYAREREQFDRPIAEFQAIRHKLAEMATTVRAGRLLTWDAASRMDRGEDARQAASMAKYFASEGALEVTNEAVQIHGGYGYTTDYPVERFYRDAKVTTIYEGTTEIQKNVVARELLGD
- a CDS encoding HAD family hydrolase, translated to MTYDAVVYDLDGTLVRLAVDWDAVARDVAAVLEERGVDPGSRGLWEMLGLSDETGHREAVEETITRHEREGAERGQALALAEGLPHDVPVGVCSLNAESAVRLALSTHGLDEFVGPVVGRDTVADPKPDPSGLLRAVDELGVSPERTVFVGDSERDAETARRAGTGFAWASEFDQRRYRA
- a CDS encoding helix-turn-helix domain-containing protein encodes the protein MAKYSTGSGGSDAGGSCELCGADGDLRTADVAGATLQVCSDCARDHGEAASSGSDDGSRDDQDRKRKAAQNAAKLHDAQQGDAAHWESGADYDDDQLPYLVPDYGSRVTEARQERGLQTGELAEKLDLDEDTVLAVEQGRATQANVGGSTITLLEDFLDVELADAR